The following proteins come from a genomic window of Pocillopora verrucosa isolate sample1 chromosome 6, ASM3666991v2, whole genome shotgun sequence:
- the LOC131786089 gene encoding protein amalgam: MLDHSITFTMRVFHAQRLKKSTCPLFLCVVLLLTLEEVVNKANALQMITQPNKTIESFIGSNQTFSWNFLLTEEEKAKELKVTFGHWSKEYSMVLGDQLVIFVHDSTAKETVYKGNASIARRLNWVGDMARGFVAFQLTDVQAHDSSDYGIRFRVDGFPPETEESGFTLSTQDPPSIPTRTPEPQDITIQIVEGDVLNITCRTLMYGRSSVSWLKDNKLIENEDEKTLFLGNVSRSQAGEYICVSLSPYGNHSSPVTTVDVLYPPKIQTGDEQVLVELLRGHSTPLTCIASGNPSPVLSWHRQRDGISETFKNPSNSSSLVVTPINDTDFTSYTCIATNKMGSDQVTFILKEKADKPASESGTQDPGQTRMSGQGHSSLVMYMCVGAGIAVLAVSLVMAYVYWRKQRGNSKNCCTRSIERDGAERIPLGPQDEDTKTAESLQA; this comes from the exons tGGTAAATAAAGCAAATGCCTTACAAATGATTACTCAACCGAATAAAACGATAGAGTCCTTCATTGGATCTAATCAAACCTTTTCTTGGAATTTTCTTCTCACTGAGGAGGAGAAAGCTAAAGAGTTGAAAGTTACCTTTGGTCATTGGAGCAAAGAATATAGCATGGTTTTAGGCGACCAGTTGGTAATATTTGTTCACGATTCGACAGCGAAGGAAACAGTATATAAAGGAAATGCCTCAATTGCAAGGCGTTTAAACTGGGTGGGAGACATGGCCCGTGGCTTCGTGGCTTTCCAACTTACTGATGTTCAAGCGCACGATTCTTCTGATTATGGAATCCGGTTCCGTGTGGATGGTTTTCCACCAGAGACTGAAGAGAGTGGGTTCACTCTCTCTACGCAG GATCCTCCTTCGATACCGACAAGGACGCCAG AACCCCAAGACATTACTATCCAGATAGTGGAAGGTGACGTCCTCAACATCACGTGTCGCACCTTAATGTACGGACGTTCTTCGGTGTCATGGCTGAAAGATAACAAACTTATTGAGAATGAAGACGAAAAGACTCTCTTCCTTGGAAATGTCAGCAGATCGCAAGCAGGAGAGTACATTTGTGTGTCGCTGTCACCATATGGAAATCACAGTTCACCAGTTACTACCGTTGATGTGTTAT ACCctccaaaaatacaaaccggTGATGAGCAAGTATTGGTGGAGTTATTGAGAGGGCATTCCACGCCGCTTACATGTATAGCCTCTGGAAATCCATCCCCGGTATTAAGTTGGCACAGGCAAAGAGATGGGATCAGCGAGACATTTAAAAATCCCTCGAACTCAAGCTCTCTGGTAGTCACCCCTATAAATGACACAGACTTTACAAGTTACACGTGCATAGCAACAAACAAAATGGGATCGGATCAGGTGACATTTATATTGAAGGAAAAAG CTGACAAGCCAGCAAGCGAATCAGGAACTCAAGATCCAG gTCAAACTAGAATGAGCGGCCAGGGCCACAGCAGCTTAGTGATGTACATGTGCGTTGGTGCTGGAATTGCTGTGCTTGCTGTTAGTTTGGTAATGGCGTATGTTTACTGGCGAAAACAGCGGGGAAACTCGAAGAATTGCTGCACACGTAGCATTGAACGAGACGGGGCCGAAAGAATCCCTTTAGGTCCACAAGATGAGGACACTAAAACAGCTGAGAGTTTGCAGGCCTAG